In one window of Mesorhizobium sp. B2-1-1 DNA:
- a CDS encoding catalase — protein sequence MAKSAHRSVPKSAPMHDQNAARGNGGELHQIAEADTPVLTTALGTPVSDDQNTLRIGERGPSLIEDSHFRDKIFHFDHERIPERVVHARGYGAHGYFETYESLAKYTRADIFQRAGEKTPAFVRFSTVAGNKGSFDLARDVRGFAVKLYTKEGNWDLVGNNIPVFFIQDAIKFPDLIHAAKQEPDRAFPQAQTAHDNFWDFISLMPESMHMVMWIMSDRAIPRSFRFMQGFGVHTFRLVNADDESTFVKFIWKPKLGMQSVIWNEAVKINGADPDFHRRDLWEAIQSGNFPEWELTVQLFDQDFADSFDFDILDATKIIPEEIIEPIPVGRLVLDRMPENFFAETEQVAFMTQNVPPGIDFSNDPLLQGRNFSYLDTQLKRLGSPNFTHIPINAPKCPFAHFQQDGHMAMHNPVGRANYEPNSWGSGPREDPQRGFRSFADAEEGQKVRLRAESFADHYSQARQFFNSQTAPEQRHIAMALTFELSKVQAPAIRERMVAHLLNIDETLATQVADKLGIRNMPDPAETAIPPRDDLPPSPALSIIENGPDSFKGRKVGVLLSDGADTALFEQLRSAIETEGAVMEVIAPKVGGVEAADGTHIEARHMIDGGPSVLFDAVVLLLSEPGAELLVKEAAAKDFVSDAFAHCKFIGFTPGAAPLLAKAGVAADADEGLMRLDSAASANTFVQACRKLRLWAREAAVKL from the coding sequence ATGGCCAAATCCGCACACCGTTCAGTTCCCAAATCGGCGCCTATGCACGATCAGAATGCCGCGCGCGGAAATGGCGGCGAATTGCACCAGATCGCGGAAGCCGACACGCCTGTTCTCACGACTGCCCTGGGGACGCCTGTCTCCGACGACCAGAACACATTGCGGATTGGCGAGCGCGGACCGTCTCTGATCGAGGACTCCCACTTTCGCGACAAGATCTTCCACTTCGATCACGAACGCATCCCGGAAAGGGTGGTGCATGCCCGTGGTTACGGCGCTCATGGCTATTTCGAGACTTATGAATCGCTGGCCAAATACACGCGTGCCGACATTTTCCAGCGCGCCGGCGAAAAGACGCCTGCCTTCGTGCGGTTCTCGACGGTTGCCGGCAACAAGGGCTCGTTCGACCTCGCCCGAGACGTGCGCGGCTTTGCCGTCAAGCTCTACACCAAAGAAGGCAATTGGGACCTCGTCGGCAACAATATTCCCGTGTTCTTCATCCAGGACGCCATCAAATTTCCGGACCTCATCCATGCTGCCAAGCAGGAGCCAGACCGGGCTTTCCCGCAGGCCCAGACCGCACATGACAATTTCTGGGATTTCATCAGCCTGATGCCGGAATCGATGCACATGGTCATGTGGATCATGTCGGATCGAGCGATACCGCGCTCCTTCCGTTTCATGCAAGGCTTTGGCGTCCATACGTTCCGCCTCGTCAATGCCGACGACGAATCCACATTCGTCAAATTCATCTGGAAGCCGAAACTCGGCATGCAGTCGGTGATCTGGAACGAAGCGGTCAAGATCAATGGCGCCGATCCCGACTTCCACCGCCGCGACCTGTGGGAAGCGATCCAGTCAGGAAACTTCCCGGAATGGGAGCTGACGGTGCAATTGTTCGACCAGGATTTTGCCGACAGCTTCGACTTCGACATCTTGGACGCCACGAAGATCATACCTGAAGAGATCATCGAGCCAATCCCGGTCGGGCGGCTGGTGCTCGACCGCATGCCGGAGAATTTCTTCGCCGAGACCGAGCAGGTTGCATTCATGACCCAGAACGTGCCGCCCGGGATCGACTTCTCCAACGACCCGCTTCTGCAGGGCCGCAACTTCTCCTATCTCGACACCCAGTTGAAGCGGCTGGGCAGCCCGAACTTCACCCATATTCCGATCAACGCTCCGAAATGCCCCTTCGCACATTTTCAGCAGGACGGGCACATGGCCATGCACAACCCGGTCGGCCGCGCCAACTATGAGCCGAATTCGTGGGGCTCGGGTCCCCGCGAGGATCCGCAACGCGGCTTCCGCTCTTTCGCCGACGCCGAAGAGGGGCAGAAGGTGCGTCTGCGGGCGGAGAGCTTCGCCGACCACTACAGCCAGGCGCGGCAATTCTTCAACAGCCAGACAGCGCCGGAGCAACGCCATATCGCCATGGCGCTGACATTCGAATTGAGCAAGGTGCAGGCACCGGCGATCCGCGAACGCATGGTGGCGCATCTGCTGAACATAGACGAAACGCTGGCGACTCAAGTCGCCGACAAGCTTGGCATTCGGAACATGCCCGACCCCGCCGAGACCGCCATCCCGCCGCGCGACGACCTGCCGCCGTCTCCGGCTCTCAGTATCATCGAGAACGGCCCCGACAGTTTCAAAGGCCGCAAGGTCGGCGTCTTGCTGAGCGACGGGGCCGACACGGCCCTTTTCGAACAACTTCGCTCGGCCATCGAAACGGAAGGCGCGGTCATGGAGGTGATAGCGCCCAAGGTGGGCGGCGTCGAGGCCGCAGACGGCACCCACATCGAAGCCAGACACATGATCGACGGCGGTCCGTCGGTCCTGTTCGACGCCGTGGTACTGCTCCTGTCCGAGCCGGGCGCCGAGTTGTTGGTCAAGGAGGCAGCCGCGAAGGACTTCGTGTCGGATGCCTTTGCGCATTGCAAATTCATCGGCTTCACACCGGGAGCCGCGCCTCTCCTGGCCAAGGCAGGCGTCGCAGCCGATGCCGATGAGGGATTGATGCGGCTGGACTCCGCAGCCTCCGCCAACACATTCGTGCAGGCTTGCCGCAAGCTGCGGCTGTGGGCCCGGGAAGCGGCCGTCAAGCTGTGA